The following nucleotide sequence is from Alkalihalobacillus sp. LMS39.
ATCCTTGAATGATGTAATACTTATTACTCATAATTATAGTAAGCTGATAGAAAAAATCTAGATCGTTATCATCTTTTATGTGATTTCACATAACTTCTACTAGATTTCCCAAAACTTTTGATAAATAAACGTGTTTACACAACAGCAAGGGCGGTTGGCTCATCAGGATCCGTATCAAAAATGCGAAATTGTTCACCGACTCCATGGTCTTTTTCTCGAAGGATTTGCTCGACTGTCATTCTTGCCAATTCTTTCATGTTATTATCTTTGCTTAAATGGGCTAAATATATTCGTGATGTTTTATCACCAATGACATCAGATAGCGCATAAGCTGCATCTTCATTTGAAACATGGCCTACATCACTAATAATTCTACGCTTGACACTCCAAGGATACTTCCCCATTCTTAATAAATTCACGTCATGATTCGATTCAAAAATAAATACATCGGCTTCTTTAATCGTTCCTTTAATACGGTCACTGACATAGCCCATATCGGTCGCAAGGACTAATTTTTTGCCTTGATGATGAAAAACATAAAACATCGGTTCCGCAGCATCATGAGAAACACCAAATGATTCAATATCAAGGTCTCCAAATGTTTTTACTTCTTCAAGATTAAAATGAAATTTTTGTTCTGTATCGATTTTACCAAGGTCCTTTTCCATTGCCCGCCATGTTTTTTCATTTGCATAGACTGGTAGATTGAATTTCCTCGCTAGGATGCCAACCCCTTTAATATGGTCACTATGCTCATGGCTGACTAAAATTCCATTTAAGTCTTTAGGGTCACATTGAATGCTATTTAACAGCTGTTCCATTTTTTTGCCGCTGACGCCGGCATCAATGAGCCAGCGTTGCGTATCTGTTGCTACATAAATGGCATTGCCAGTACTTCCACTAGCAAGCACACTAAATTGAAAACTCATGTTTGTTCACTCCATCTATTTGTAATTCCTCTTCTAGGAGATATCTTGGATTGAACCTTCAATCGCGTAAACGAGATAATCATCATCATTCACACGAATTCTCCACATTGGTGCAAAAACTTCTATATTTTCAACAGGTTGGAATGAGCTATGATACGCAAACTCCACATGTGTAATCGTATCATTTGCTCGAACAATTTGCTCATTTAACAAAATCTCAATCGCCTTCATACCAGATAAAAACTCTTGCTCACGACCAGAAGAATCCACTTCCACGACAACTTGTTGGTATCGAATGACTTGATAGTTTTCATCGAATTGTAAAATAAGCGGAGCTCGTTCAGACGAATACATCACTTTATCTTCATATTTTTTCATAAACGTGGCGAGCTTTTTGTCAGTATCGAATTGCGATAAGGCATATGTTTCTCCTTGGTACACAAAATCAGCTAGAAAGACCTTTAACTGTTCTCGCATATCTTCATCAGGGTTGATTTGATATGGCACATCTAGCTGTGAAACAATTGTTGTTTCATTGACAACCTCAGCCTTTTGATTCGTCAACAAGCTCACTATCGCCTCTGTCACTTTCACTTCTTTTGCAACAATATGAAAGCCTGTTGTTGGGTCTGTTTCAATATCATCCTCAATAACGACATTTAATTCATGTAACACTTCTTGAAACGGTGTTGTTGTATTGACATTAATATTGTTTGCATGATTAAATTCTTGAAGTTGATAAAACAGAAAGGCATTTAAGCACAGGAATGCCACGATAAAAATTGATTTTGTTTTACTCCAATCCATAATCATCTACCTCATTTGTAGGCTCGTCCAATTTTATTTTTTGCCAATACCCACCGTATTTCATGAACCAAAATGGGCTTACCGTAATATACGCATTATTTTTTGTCATCTCATACCCAATTCTAATATCTTCTATTTTTTCCACTTCTATCGCTTCCTGGTCCTCTAGTTGTGAGAGGACATCATAACCAGAAACCAATGTTTTCGCTCTTGTTGCATCGCCAATAGGGGTGTAATCTAAATCAAATAATGGTCGAGAATAGCCAGCTGTTTGGTTCCCTGTCCGACTGACCGATAATAACATCGTATCTTGTCCACCCATCCGCATGACCGGAATATGGTTTATTCTTAATCGGAAATGCGCTTCTTCGTCAACCAATGTGGACGTCCAATTCGCGAGCACATAATCATCCGTCCAACCTCCATGGCCATTAATAAATTCAATGCTACTTAATACACCATGCTTGCCACTTCGGTTATGACCTTCACTTGAAATGGGATTAATGTAATTCATATATAATCCTCGACCACTGACATTAATCATTCGATTTCCATCTGTATAAGACTCATTCCCGCCTTCTTGCCGAAACTTTTTTACAGACAATAAATCACTAAATAAAATTTGCTTAAACACATCAACTGAAATGGCCGTTGTTGTATAAGTTAGAATCGGATATTCTGTTTCTTCTTTTGGTAAATAAATGTGTTTTGTAAACCGCTCATACTCATCATTTCTTTTTTCATAGGCAAACACAGGAATATACTCTGTTGCTTTTGCTAGATAGACATTTTGAAAATCACCAATTGAAAACGAGGTGGCAAAATCAAAAGAGACTTGTTCTTCATATGATACCATTCGCAAATGAATTTTGTCTTTAGTCGTTACATGGTAAAGAATCAACCGGTCTACGGACTCTGTTGGTAATGCCGTATCTTCACTAAGATTCGGGAACATATTTAAGATAACTTCAGCTGGAATAGAGGTTGGGTACACAAACTCAATCGACTGATTTTTTAACGGAGACGCTAAATCCCAGCTAACGACAGTTAAATCTTCTACATTTGTGGCCACAAGCTGCTCATACAGTTCCTCAAATAACACATCATTTAAATCAAGTGAAGCAACATCTTCATTGTTGTGGAGAATCACCTGTTGTGGGGCAATAACATCTGTTAAACTTCGCTCCTCACTTATTTTTGTGTTCTCCACATACTCTGCTTCTTTTAGTAAGGCGTATTCGGGTTGGAATGTCCATAATTCCCACGTTAAAAAAAGACTGAGCAAAACGAGAAGAGTTAACGTTGCTGATTTCACATTTTCAAACGTCACCGTTACGCACCTCCAGAACCTACTGAATAAGGAAGAGTGAAATAAATGGTTGTTCCATTTCCATATGT
It contains:
- a CDS encoding MBL fold metallo-hydrolase, which produces MSFQFSVLASGSTGNAIYVATDTQRWLIDAGVSGKKMEQLLNSIQCDPKDLNGILVSHEHSDHIKGVGILARKFNLPVYANEKTWRAMEKDLGKIDTEQKFHFNLEEVKTFGDLDIESFGVSHDAAEPMFYVFHHQGKKLVLATDMGYVSDRIKGTIKEADVFIFESNHDVNLLRMGKYPWSVKRRIISDVGHVSNEDAAYALSDVIGDKTSRIYLAHLSKDNNMKELARMTVEQILREKDHGVGEQFRIFDTDPDEPTALAVV
- the yycI gene encoding two-component system regulatory protein YycI, with the protein product MDWSKTKSIFIVAFLCLNAFLFYQLQEFNHANNINVNTTTPFQEVLHELNVVIEDDIETDPTTGFHIVAKEVKVTEAIVSLLTNQKAEVVNETTIVSQLDVPYQINPDEDMREQLKVFLADFVYQGETYALSQFDTDKKLATFMKKYEDKVMYSSERAPLILQFDENYQVIRYQQVVVEVDSSGREQEFLSGMKAIEILLNEQIVRANDTITHVEFAYHSSFQPVENIEVFAPMWRIRVNDDDYLVYAIEGSIQDIS
- the yycH gene encoding two-component system activity regulator YycH: MTFENVKSATLTLLVLLSLFLTWELWTFQPEYALLKEAEYVENTKISEERSLTDVIAPQQVILHNNEDVASLDLNDVLFEELYEQLVATNVEDLTVVSWDLASPLKNQSIEFVYPTSIPAEVILNMFPNLSEDTALPTESVDRLILYHVTTKDKIHLRMVSYEEQVSFDFATSFSIGDFQNVYLAKATEYIPVFAYEKRNDEYERFTKHIYLPKEETEYPILTYTTTAISVDVFKQILFSDLLSVKKFRQEGGNESYTDGNRMINVSGRGLYMNYINPISSEGHNRSGKHGVLSSIEFINGHGGWTDDYVLANWTSTLVDEEAHFRLRINHIPVMRMGGQDTMLLSVSRTGNQTAGYSRPLFDLDYTPIGDATRAKTLVSGYDVLSQLEDQEAIEVEKIEDIRIGYEMTKNNAYITVSPFWFMKYGGYWQKIKLDEPTNEVDDYGLE